TCGATAAAGCATTTACGAACTGGAAAATATCAAGAAAAAAACAGGAGACTATGGAGTATGGCATGAAATGGGGAGTTAAACCTGATCTTATTTATAAGTCTCTTTCGGAATACTCAACTTCTGAACCTGATATAATACCATTTCATGAAGATATCACTAAAGATATAAATATTGAAAAAGCAGTAGATAAATCTGCTGGAGATCACTTACTACATTATATGAAATTCAGTAATGATTATCCTAAATGGTTGGCAGAAACTGCTGAGAAGTACGGAGATAATTAAAAAAATATAATAATATTAAAATATACGAGAAAATGTATAATAATTAAAGCTAGGGAGTTGTTTTTCCTTAGCTTTTTTTAGTTCCCTTGGGAACAGCGAAAGTTAGGTGATATAGCTATTAAAGCTGTTGACAATAGAGGAAAAACACCACCATTAGATATAAATGGGAAACATCCGTTAATAGAAGTATCAGCACTTGGGCTAAAAAATCCAAACTATTCTATGATTGAAAAGTATGTATCTAATGAAACATTTAATGGATGGCTTAGAGATCACATAAAAAAAGATGATATTCTATTTTCAACCGTTGGTCAGACGGGAATAGTTAGTTTAATGGATGATAATGAAGATGCAGCTATCGCACAAAATATTGTAGCATTTAGAACAATTGGAGAGTTCATCCCTGGGTACATTTATACGGTACTATCTACTCCAATTAATCGAAGAAAATCTAAAAGTATAACAATGGGTGCAGTGCAACCAAGCATTAAAGTATCTCAGTTGGTTAATGTTGTGTATTTAGTTACTCTATGCAAAAAAGAACAATTACAAATTAGTGATTTTTTTGCTTTGCTTGACAACCTAATCACCCTTCATCAGTGTGAGCCAAAACAATAATGATAGGAGGGAAGGAAATGTTGAATGAAATTACAAAATCTGAACTATTTCATAGGTATTATAAGCAGTGGATAACTGTTTATAAGCAAGGGGCAATAAGAGAAGTGACAATGTCTAAGTATTTAATGACGCTGAAATGGCTTGAGGTATTAGTCCCGGAGTTAACTCTTTCAGAATTGACAAGGATAACTTATCAGCAATTACTGAATGATTATGCTCTTGAACATGAAAGGCAGACGACTATGGATTTTCACCATCAATTAAAAGGAGCGATTCTTGATGCTGTCGATGAGGGTTTTATAGACAGAGATCCCACCAGGAAAGCAATAATCAAAGGAAAGGCACCAAGGGAGAAAAAAACCAAATATTTAAATCAGTTTGAGTTACATGCCCTACTGACAAAGCTTAAACTTGGAACTGAAATAAACTGGGATTGGTTAATACTTCTAATTGCCAAGACAGGGATTCGATTTTCTGAAGCTTTGGCTCTTACTCCAAATGATTTTGATTTTTCCCATCAGATGCTTTCAATCAGTAAGACCTGGGATTATAAAGGAAATGGTGGATTTTTACCTACTAAAAATAAATCCTCTATAAGAAAGATACAGATTGATTGGCAGACCGTTATAAGGTTCTCTGAGCTGACAAAGGATCTTCCAAATGAGACTCCACTATTTGTTGGAGATAAAAAGGTTTATAATTCTACAGTGAATAATGTGATAACAAGAAGGTGTAAGGAAGCTAATGTTCCCATAATATCAATACATGGACTAAGACATACTCACGCTTCACTTTTACTCTTTGCTGGCGTTTCAATCGCTAGCGTTGCCAGAAGACTTGGACATTCTAGCATGACAACAACTCAAAAGACATATATTCATATAATTAGGGAATTAGAAAACCAAGATGTGGATCTAGTTATGAGATTATTATCTGGATTAAGTTAGATTTTAAAATTGGCTCACACTGATGAAGGGTGATTTGGTTATCAAGCATTTTAAAATGGTTCCCAATCTTTTTTTGCTCCTTTACTTCTGGAAGTGAAATAAATATATCCATAGCCTTCGTTTTAGAGATATTATATCGTGATATACCTTGAGCTAATAAGTTGAACTGTTTCCTTATATAATAGGATCTTAATGAATAAGCTAAAAAGTAAGGATCAATCGTAATAGTAGGCCTAAACCCAAAGCAAAAGCTATTTAGATAGATATTATCAAAATTATATAACCAGATAGATGACATACCAACCTCATCAGGAGTTTCAGACGACGTTGTAAAGAAGACATCTCCATATTTTATTGAATTTTGTGATTTATCGATAGTAATTGAGTCCAATTGATTTTTTTTGGCAATAGTATTATTAAAAACATTTAAATATGTTACATACTTTGCATCTCCAAAACCAAAGTCTTTTTTAGTTTTTCCAGATAATCCTGTATAAGTGTATCCTACTTCCCCCAACTTCCGCTGTTCCCAAGGGTATGTAAAAAACTCAACAAAGAAAATATAAAATCCTACATTATTTATCTTTTCCAATCATAACATATTAACATCAACTACGTCTAACACTCCCCATAAAAACCCCTTGACACCCACACTACCTTGTATTACAATATACACATACCTTGCAATACAAGATAGCGACAATAAATAAAGAAGGTGATAATATGATTCCTTCACAAATGCTTAAGGGAGTTTTAGAAGGGGCGATTCTTGAGATTATTCGAAGGGAAGAGACATATGGATATGAAATATCGAAGATACTTTTAGAGGCTGGATTTGGGGAGATATCGGAGGGGACTATTTATCCGGTTATTTTAAGACTTCAGAAGAATAGGTATGTCAAGGGCGTGCTTAGGGAGTCGAGTATTGGACCGAAGAGGAAATACTATAGTCTTACTGAAGAGGGTGAGGAGTATTTGAGAGAGTTTAGAGATAATTGGGGAGCTCTGGCGGATGCTATGGAAGAATTAATGGGAGATAAAAAATGAGCAAATTAGGTGAATTGAGGAAATTAAATAATAGAGATGAAGCGAAAATCTCAAATAAAAACAAAGAAAAATACGATAGCATGATTCTCTACTTAAGAGGATCAAAGATAAATGAATATCATCAAGAGCTTATAAGGCAGGATCCTATAAGCATGATTCTCGGAGCGGAGGAAAGAGGAGAAAGTTTAAAGCGTGTATTTAATGGAGATTATAAAGCTACCTTAGATGAGATTATTGCCTCGGCTCCGGTGCAAGATACTAAGGAGAGGTTTATTTACAATTTATCGATGCTGTTTTTTGTTGCATTTGTTCTACTTGGAGTTATTTTTGTGATGAAAACCATAGCTCAGTTTAGAGATAATGAACCTCTTAGGTATGTACTTCTATTGGGGGATCTAATCACTTTTCTAATTACAGGATTTGCCTCTGTTGTGGTTTTAAATGCGCTGACCAGTGGTGTAGTATTTTCAAAAAATCAAAGTCAAAAAAACAATATTATATTGTGGGTGGTGCTCGCAGTAACATTTGGAGTTGTTTATCTAATTCGTCAATATACACCTCGGATTGTATTAATTGATAGTTCAATTGTGGTGGGAATCATTATAATTGGTATCATTGGAGCATTGTATAAATTAATCGATAAATACTATACTGATAAATACCATACAGAACTTTAGTTTATGAAATTAAGAGATTTTTAAATAATGGACAATTACGGGAATACTCGAATTCTATAGGAAACATTAAAAACAGTTAATATAAAGCCTTTTAAGCAGTCATCTAGCATTTGTAGATGGCTGCTTTTTCTAATTATTTTCTAAACTATTCATTATCTAATCTTCATGATTAGTTTATTGATGCTTAATCTGAAGAGTTAATTTAACACGAATTCTTTATCTTATGAAATTAGGTTGTGTTATGTAGCTGAGATTTACAATAAAAGAGCAAGCAAATCTTACCATGCGTAATCTAAGGTGGATTTTTAAAGAATTTCATTAATCTACCATACAGCTAATCACTATTTATAACTATTTCATCCAATTATTCTTAATTAAATTCCCCAGTTCTAGTATAATAGTAATAGAGTTAATAATAAAAGTATGAAATCCAAGAGGTGATGTTTTGGATATTTTTCAAGGTTTGAGTCCTGAGATTAGGACATTTATTATGGCGATGATGCCTGTAATAGAATTAAGAGGAGCAATACCCTATGGGGTAAGCCAGGGACTGAGTCATCTGTCTGCTTATATAATAAGTGTAATTGGCAGTACAGCACCTGTACCACTTATAATTCTATTTTTTAGACCTATAACAAGTTTACTTGTTAAGAATAAGTATTTTAGTAAATTCGTTAAATTTGTAGTTGATAAAACTCTTAGAGAACAAAGTAAAATAAAGAAGTTTGGGCTTTTCGGTTTATTTGTTGTTGTGGCAATACCGCTTCCGGGGACCGGCGCTTATACGGGCAGTTTTTTAAGTTCGTTATTAAAATTTAGAATAGCTTATGCACTACCGATTATTGCGCTTGGGAATGCAGCTGCAGGACTTTTAGTCTTGGCTTTAACTTATGGAATAGGACAAGTTTTTTAATGAGGTGAAAAAAATGATAAGATTAGCAAATATAAAAGATTTAGATAGAATAATTGAAATTATAAATGATGGCAAAAAAACTCTTGCTGACAATAATATCGCTCAATGGAGCAATGATTATCCTAGTCGTGATGTAATCATGAAGGATATAGAGAATAGTGAGTTCTATGTAATGGAGCTTGAGCAAGAGCTTGTAGCTGTTATGTCCTTGATTTATGAACCCGACAGTTCTTATGATACTCTAAAAGGCGGACAGTGGCAAAAGAGCTCCTATACTGCGGTCCATAGACTTGCAGTAGCTAGTGAGCATATGGGAAATGGTTATGCATTCAAGATGCTCGAATTTGTCTTGGAAAAAACAGCTGAACTCGGCTTTGAATCAGTTAGGATTGATACGCATGAGGACAATCTGGCGATTATTAAAATTGCAGAGAAGCTTGGTTTTGAGTATAGGGGAATTATCAGTTTTGAGAGCAGCGGAACCGGAGTTGCTTATGAAAAGATAATAGATAGAAGATTTGGCGTTTACTTAAAGACTTTTGAAGAGTTCAGCATCTATGAGGTCTATGATATTCTAAAACTTAGACAAGATGTATTTATCGTCGAGCAAAAGTCAATTTTCCACGATATAGATGAGCAGGATTATGATTGTTTGCATTATTCTGCCTATAAAAAGGGCGAGTTAATCGGATATATAAGGATACTTCCTCCCGGTATGAGTTTTGATGAGCCTTCGATGGGTAGATACTGTGTAAGTGAGTCTGCAAGAGGACAAGGGGTAGGTAAAGTACTGTTTGAGAAGTCCATTTCGTATATACATGAGGTTATGAATGAACCTGTAATAAGGATAGAAGCTCAATCTTATCTTGCTGAACCTTATAAAAGAGCCGGTTTTAAAATAGTCGGGGAAGAGTATGATTTGGACGGAGTACCCCATATTGAAATGTTAAGAAATTGTAAAGAATTTTAAAATTACGCTTGCAATATAGCAAAGGAAGTAGTATAATATACGTAGGTCAAAGAAAGTCAGGAGGAAATTATGGAATATCAAGATTATTATAAAACGCTTGGCGTAGACAAAAAAGCTACAAATGCCGAGATTAAAAAGGCATTTAGAAAGCTTGCAAAAAAATATCATCCGGATATGAATGCAGGTGATGCTGAAGCCGAGAAAAAATTTAAAGAGGTAAACGAAGCCTATGAGGTTCTCGGCGATGAGGAAAAGAGAAAAAAATACGATATGTTTGGTTCCAGTACTCAGTTCACCGGTGGACAAAACTTTGACCCTAATCAATACGGTTTTGGTGGTTTCTCATACTCAACCGGAGAAAATACCGGAGATTTTTCTGACTTTTTCAACCTAATTTTTGGTAAAAATGGTTTTAGTGGTTTTGCATCGGGTGCAAAGAATTCTGCAAGAGATATCTTTGGGAATTTCGGTAGATCGAAGCCATCCAGAAGCAAGTACGAAACTTCAATGACTATCAAACTTGAAGAAGCTTACAAGGGAATAGAAAGAGTTTTAAATTTAGAGATAGATGGACAGTCAAAGCAGTTAACTGTTAAAGTCCCAAGTGGAATACTCCCGGGCAAAAAGATAAGGGTTAAAGGAGAAAAGATTGGACTTACCAATGCAGACATATATGTAAAGATTGATGTCCTACCAAGTGCCATTCAGTTGGATGGGATTAATACAAAGTCAGATTTGAGCATTGATCCTTGGGATGCTGCTCTTGGAACATCTGAAATAATAAGGACGCTGGCTGGTAAGGTCAAAGTCAATGTGCCTAAGGGCATCAGAAGTGGTAAGAGAATCAGGATACCCGGTAAGGGATTTAAAGATTTAAAAGGCAATGTGGGAGATCACTATATAAATATAGTAATCAACAATCCTACAAATCTTACCGATGAACAAACTAAGTTGTATGAAGAGTTAAAGAAATTGGAAGAGGAAAAAGTAACCAGTTAATACGGTATAACGTATTGGAGAATAAAGACTAATCTAGAAGCCTTAGTAATAGAGGCTTCTTAATACGTGAAATAGGAGGTTTATTATGGATACTAATAAATTCACAAAAAAAGCTGTAGATGTTATTCAAGAGTCTCAAAATATAGCTATTAAAAACGGAAATCCTGAATTAAGTGAAATCCATCTACATCTAGCTCTAATCAATAGTGCCGATTCTTATATAATGAAGATTCTTGCACTGATGGACGTAGATACCTCATTATATAGAGATGCAGTACAAAATAGAGTAAATCAGTTACCTGTACAGGAAGGTGGAGACAGTCTATATCCAACCACAGGTTATCAAAGAGCGCTTTTGAGAGCAGAAGATGAGATGAAGTCACTAGGTGACAGTTATATTTCTGTTGAGCATATTTATATGGCTATATTAAAAGACAGAAATACCGAAAGTGCCGAGATATTTAAAAAGTTTAGAGTTAATTATCAAGCATTTAAAGAAACTCTACTAAGTGTGAGAGGTGGACAGACGGTAGACTCTGAAAACCCAAATCTTTCCGGAGATTCAGCACTTAAGAAATATGGACGCGATTTAACGGAAGAAGCTAGAAGGGGAGATATCGATCCTGTAATTGGTAGAGATGATGAGATAAGACATACTATCAGAATTCTCTCCAGAAGGACCAAGAATAATCCGGTTCTTATCGGTGAACCGGGAGTAGGTAAAACTGCTATTGTCGAAGGACTTGCTCAGAGGATAGTCGACAATGATGTTCCGGAATCACTACAAGATAAGAGTATATTTGCACTCGACATGGGTTCCTTGATTGCAGGTGCAAAGTATAGAGGAGAGTTCGAAGAGAGATTA
The sequence above is a segment of the Peptoniphilaceae bacterium AMB_02 genome. Coding sequences within it:
- a CDS encoding restriction endonuclease subunit S, giving the protein MEKINNVGFYIFFVEFFTYPWEQRKLGEVGYTYTGLSGKTKKDFGFGDAKYVTYLNVFNNTIAKKNQLDSITIDKSQNSIKYGDVFFTTSSETPDEVGMSSIWLYNFDNIYLNSFCFGFRPTITIDPYFLAYSLRSYYIRKQFNLLAQGISRYNISKTKAMDIFISLPEVKEQKKIGNHFKMLDNQITLHQCEPILKSNLIQIIIS
- a CDS encoding PadR family transcriptional regulator: MIPSQMLKGVLEGAILEIIRREETYGYEISKILLEAGFGEISEGTIYPVILRLQKNRYVKGVLRESSIGPKRKYYSLTEEGEEYLREFRDNWGALADAMEELMGDKK
- a CDS encoding site-specific integrase → MLNEITKSELFHRYYKQWITVYKQGAIREVTMSKYLMTLKWLEVLVPELTLSELTRITYQQLLNDYALEHERQTTMDFHHQLKGAILDAVDEGFIDRDPTRKAIIKGKAPREKKTKYLNQFELHALLTKLKLGTEINWDWLILLIAKTGIRFSEALALTPNDFDFSHQMLSISKTWDYKGNGGFLPTKNKSSIRKIQIDWQTVIRFSELTKDLPNETPLFVGDKKVYNSTVNNVITRRCKEANVPIISIHGLRHTHASLLLFAGVSIASVARRLGHSSMTTTQKTYIHIIRELENQDVDLVMRLLSGLS
- a CDS encoding J domain-containing protein, with product MEYQDYYKTLGVDKKATNAEIKKAFRKLAKKYHPDMNAGDAEAEKKFKEVNEAYEVLGDEEKRKKYDMFGSSTQFTGGQNFDPNQYGFGGFSYSTGENTGDFSDFFNLIFGKNGFSGFASGAKNSARDIFGNFGRSKPSRSKYETSMTIKLEEAYKGIERVLNLEIDGQSKQLTVKVPSGILPGKKIRVKGEKIGLTNADIYVKIDVLPSAIQLDGINTKSDLSIDPWDAALGTSEIIRTLAGKVKVNVPKGIRSGKRIRIPGKGFKDLKGNVGDHYINIVINNPTNLTDEQTKLYEELKKLEEEKVTS
- a CDS encoding small multi-drug export protein, which encodes MDIFQGLSPEIRTFIMAMMPVIELRGAIPYGVSQGLSHLSAYIISVIGSTAPVPLIILFFRPITSLLVKNKYFSKFVKFVVDKTLREQSKIKKFGLFGLFVVVAIPLPGTGAYTGSFLSSLLKFRIAYALPIIALGNAAAGLLVLALTYGIGQVF
- a CDS encoding GNAT family N-acetyltransferase; translation: MIRLANIKDLDRIIEIINDGKKTLADNNIAQWSNDYPSRDVIMKDIENSEFYVMELEQELVAVMSLIYEPDSSYDTLKGGQWQKSSYTAVHRLAVASEHMGNGYAFKMLEFVLEKTAELGFESVRIDTHEDNLAIIKIAEKLGFEYRGIISFESSGTGVAYEKIIDRRFGVYLKTFEEFSIYEVYDILKLRQDVFIVEQKSIFHDIDEQDYDCLHYSAYKKGELIGYIRILPPGMSFDEPSMGRYCVSESARGQGVGKVLFEKSISYIHEVMNEPVIRIEAQSYLAEPYKRAGFKIVGEEYDLDGVPHIEMLRNCKEF